The following nucleotide sequence is from Podospora bellae-mahoneyi strain CBS 112042 chromosome 1 map unlocalized CBS112042p_1, whole genome shotgun sequence.
GTCGGTGTTGACCACGGTGAGGCCCCTGGCCTTTGGTGACATACTGATGGCGGCATGCTCGGCGAGCGCTTCACCGATCCAGGCATTTTCCCTGTCTTCGGcattgacgatgacgatCAAGTTGTTTCCTGCGGCATCATAGGAGTGAAGGAGGTTCGTGATAAGGCGCATGAGGCCGAGACCTCGGGCCAGAACCACCAGTTCATCCTCCTTGCGGAGCTCCTCAAACAGCTTCTGCTGGTATACCTAACACATGGAGATGGGAGTTAGCAAACGGCTGTGGATGCAGCACAAGAGAGACACACCAAGGGCAGTGAGAGCTTCACAGGCTGCACAGGCGGGGGGGTGCGGGCAGAAGACATGCGGGGCGCCTTCACTGACTTGCTGTGTTCAGTCTGGAGTTCTTCTCACACCGCTTCAAACAACATCGTCGAGACCATAAGATGGTACCACAAGGCGAGGTCTCATGCATCAAGGCTGTGTGGATGAGAGGAATGCAGGCACGTAACCCTGGACCGTTTGTTAGTACAGGAACCCCCGTATCGCTCAACTGGGCACTAACTCCTTAGCGGACCGCGCCCCAAAGACGCCCGCCGAAGACCGCTCCAACCCGTGACCCTCGACGTCATTGTCCCCCAGCAAGATCCAAAGTGTGAGATACGTACCAGTTCAGGGAAATCTCCTTAAAAGGCAAGCAAAGgctctcctccctctacTCGCAActctcctctttcttttcttcctcaagTCACACAAAAACCTAACGATTCCACGAAAGATATCATTCTCAACCCTCAAGCACCCTCTGCCCCACCTACACACCCCTGCAACTGCACGTCACCGCGCCAAACAAACAATCACCATGTCTGAGTCCAACAAGAAGTTCTCCATCCAGCCCATCGATGAGCAGGAGCAAGATAAGGTAGGCGGACCGCGGTCTTCCACCATCTCGACATGGCACGGGACTGACATTGTGTGAAAAGGGCACCTTCCAGAAGCTCAGCGAGGAGACCAAGAAAGTCCTCGAAGCTCACTCCGCCAACCCTGGACCTGTCATCAGTGATAACTTCAATgctcaggaggaggggaccaaggaggagcgtCATGAGAAGGCAAAGGACCTCAACAACTGAATGGACTcgaccatcatcttcctaGTTTTCATTTTTTCCATGGCCGACTCTTGGACGGATCCCTGACCGGGCTGTATTACTATGCGTGTATTAGTTTTAATGACGAACCTGACGAACCTACAACAACTATGAATTGTCCCATATGTGTGCTTATGTTTCCGTCGGACTATCGTTCCTAAATGTGACCTCTTCAGATATGTATGTATAGCTGACAAGGAACTCACTCAACCAGCTTCTTTGGGAACGGCCGCTCGCCGATCGCTTGAAGCCATGAGCCAACCAGCATGTGAGTTCTCAAACTACCGGTTGGCAGGTCATGTACAGAAAACGGCTGGGGATCGCGCTTCAGATGCCAGGAAATACAAAAACTGATGACTTGGAACTCTTTTATTCTCCAATCCATAAAGGCGGCGCTCAAAGAGCCAAAGCAACCTCGCCTGGGAGTCGACGAGTCGTTGGTGGGCTGTGGCGGTGTTTAATCTTATCCTGCTCCCCTCACTGTGGCTGACCCGTAGGGCCATGCCATCCCAGAGAGGAGACCGCTGGATACCTGCAGGGTTCCCTGAATCAGCAGCCTGGTGATGCAAGCAACCGTTTAATGAAACTCCCccgtcagcagcagcctttcCAGAATCATCATCACGAACCCGACGTATCCGCCCTCCGTCTTGCCATTGTTCTGAACGCTCTGGGTACCATTCCTACCAGCAAACAGCTACTGCACCTGCTCCGCACCGGGCACCTCGCTCTCCGCCGCGCACTCGCTGACGACAACGGCTCCTTTTGCTGCGCACAAGGACGGTAGCGCCGAGTTTCTATGTGCCTTATTAGCGCCTCGCTGCGTCTATCAGGCTATCAGTCACCAGCCAAACCACCCACTGGACAACACCGACCGCTGCCTGCAAGATTCCCAAtctgttgatgttgagccTACAGGGACGATAATTTCTGGGCTATCTTTCCAAACTAACTCCCAAGCCGAAGGCCGCACGGAATCaccgaccaccaccgccgcccgaccttcccccttttcccccgcGATGCCCTCAATCTTgaatgacgacgacaaggagACCGTCAAGCGCCATGTGCCCAAGCAAACCAACAAAATCCACGCCGTTGCCATTGCTCGCCTCTACGTAGCGTATCCCAATCGGTCGAAATGGACATACACGGGGTTACAGGGTGCTGTGGTGCTGGCGAATGACCTGGTCGGCAACACGTActggttgaagatggtggacaTCTCGGTAGGCAATTCTTGGGACTTGTGGCACAATGGTATTGCTGGTACACCTTGCTAACGGCTGGACAGCCCGGAAACCGAGGTGTCATTTGGGACCAAGAGATATTCGACACATGGAGTTACAACCAAGACCGTGTCTTTTTTCATACGTTTGAGTTGGAAGAGTGTTTGGCGGGGCTGTCCTTTgtggacgagaaggaggccaaacagttcttgaagaagatgaaTGACCGGGAGAAGAACGCGAGCAAGGCCACGCTGAAGACACCGTTTGGAGGCTCGGCGCAAGCTGCCCCGCACAAGCATCACCATGGTCTGCTTGGGGGTCTCTTCGGTCACCGTCACTCGTCCGCTCCCACTCCGCCCGAATCGCCACGTGCCCCTGCCGCTTCGACGCGAGATAACAGATCCGGGAGCGTCAACGGGTACAGTGCGCCGCCTGTTTTGGCACCGGCCCCCTCTGCCTTTGCTACCCTGGACGCCTTCGACCCGCTATGGAGAGAACATTTCGGAGACGATTTGAAGGCACAGGGTCTTACCGACGACTTTATCCAGGACAACCAGGACTTCATCATTGATTTCCTCAAGGAACAGCAGGCAAGCCAGGCCAGTCAACCAGTCTcggcaccccctcccccaccacctccagtcAATGGATCAGGGGCAGGACTGAgggcgcctcctccgccacctcctccggcagGGCGCCCGGAGGCCCCCTCGGCACCACCGGCGCCCCCGGCCCCGAGAAGAGGAGCagcgccacctcccccgccggcTCCGAGAAGGTCAGCCAATAAACTGGATGCGCCAGCCGAGCGCGAGCCAACACTACCGCGAGAAgacaccccccctcttccctccgGACCAAAATTCGCTGTTCCCCCGCCCATCGCCGACGCTGGCAAGTTTGCGCGTATCGAGCCGGTTCGATCTGTGCCGgcacctccagctcccggacccccaccgccgcctcggccacCAAAGACACCGATCGAAGATGGCGAACCATCACACCGACATGCCGTCCCTCCACCCTTTGCTGGACAGCGGAgcgttcctcctcctcccccgagtCGCGGCACTGTGCCTCCCGCTCCACCGTCGAGAAATGCGGCACCAGTGCACGccccgcctccacctctGCCTCCCAAGGCCCCGGCTTCGAGCgcgcctcctcttccgccgaTGAACTCTCGACCACCTCCTTCATTGCCGGTTAGAAGCCCAGCTCCCCCTCTGCCGTCATCCAAtgcgcctcctccaccaccgcttcCAGCTTCGAATGcgcccccgcctcctcctctaccttCGTCACAcgcacctccccctccacccttGCCTTCGTCACacgcaccccctccccctcctcttccggcATCCAGcgcaccaccggcaccaccactccccccatCGGGCGgtgctcctcccccaccaccacctccccctccccctccaggaCCAGGGATGGGCGGTattccccccccacctccccctccgcctcctccagcaggaggcatcccccctcctccgcctcctcctcctcccccccccaaccgaGACTCGGGGTACTCGTCCAGCGTGCCGGCCGCACCCGCCCTTTCCTCTGGCGATCCAGGACGTGGCGCCTTGTTGGATGGTATTCGTGGTGCTGGCGGTATTAAGGCACTCAAAAAAGTGGATCGGAGCCAGATTCGGGATCGATCTGGAGCCCAAGTTCCCGGGAACGATACGGGCCCTCATGGAAGTGGTCTTCCGCCTGCGGGAGtcggggctgctgctgctgggggtgcGGCAGGTGGTGGGATGGCTGATGCTTTGGCGCTAGCGTTGGAAAAGAGGAAGAACAAAGTTAGCAAGAGTGGTAAGTTTCCCTTGATCATGAAATGTTTATGTTTCGGGCGGTTGCTGACCATGTGAgtagatgatgaggatgacggggaTGACTGGGATTAAGTGTGAGGATttgtggaagaagaggctgcGTTGATAGTTTGGTGAGAAGGGTAGTTTGACATGGAGGGAAAGAGTAGACGGAGAAGTTTGTATGGCTGGTTCAAGCGAGTTTTGTAAGGAGTAGGAGAAAGGGGTCGGGAGTatgagaaagagagggtACTTTGAGATGGCATCACGAGGTCCAAGGATGTTCACAAAAGTGAAGAATAGGGAAGGGGTATGTAGAGTTAGGGGAAATAGGCAAGATAAGAAAAGAGTCATTCTGAATTCGTAGTTTGAAAAGAGCATTACATGCCACTCTTGCGAGCGCTTCGGGCATGTCTCCTttggccccctccccagcaaaaTATCACTGGTACATTAAATAAGATGGACGTGAAAACGATGGTATGTTGATTCAGAACTATTTTGCCAGCCCAGGCAGTCTATTTCCCACGCTTTTTTGACCGATGCAAAAgaacaaaccaaaaaaaaaaaaaaaaaatcaacaCAAAAGTGTaagcaaaaacaacacaaGGCACAAAAAGGTTTCTTTATCATCAAATCCATTACTCGAGAAGGATCCAGCCCATGACGTCTCTCCCATCACGGAgccatctcccctcccacccctctcctccgctATCAACAACTTTTCCACACTTTGCAACAGGACCAACACCAACTGTCGGGGACCTTGGCTTGCGTTACCAACGAACCAAGGTTTGAGAGAGAAGACAGTTTTGTGCTTCCCCGACCCTTTTGAGACCAAGAAGTAGGAAAGGGTGCGCCCCACCGCAGAGTGTGAAATGCTACGTGACGTTTGCGCTGATATCTGGCGAGATTTCTCGGCTGAGGTTTCTCAAATGTCATCAATCTCGATATCCTTGCTGGCGCCCGCAGCGCCGccctcgtcgtcgctgtCACGGTCCTCGTCGAACTCGAAGCCGCagtcgccatcctcgccggGGCCGAAGGTGTCGGTCTCGTTGATCTTGGCGGTGTCTGGGAGCTCGCCGTAGGCCTtgctggggggttgttagTAGGCTGCGGGTGATCGAGAGCGAGCGGACAAGGAAGGAGAAAACGTACAGAGAACGAGCCTCGTCGGCGGAGTACTTGAGGATAACGtcacccttctcatcctGGTACTCGCGGAGcgagacgaggatgatgtcgcCGTTGTTGATCCAGATCTTTTTCCTGAGCTTGCCGCGGATGAGACCGAGACGCTTGACACCGTCGAAGCACTGTCGCAAGAGTCAGTTCTGCTGCTTCTACAACTCGGCCGGTCGAGCGGGCTGGCTGGATCCGGATCCGAgccaagaggaggatggggggaatgGGAAAGCGAGATGTGTGGGTGGACTGGTGTTTGGAGCTGCTTACCATGGCCTCGAGCCTGCCGTTGCCCAACATCTTCAGGACCTGGGCGTATTCTTGCCCGTCCTCCTTGAACGTGAGTTCGCGCTTCTCATTGCTGCGATGCGATTAAGATGTCAGTGGGCTGCCTGATGGGCGCGCGCAACAAGGAAAAAGATGGGGGGTAAACACGCACTCGTTCTCGTTCTTTCCTCTACGTCTGTTTTtgcctccctttcccttgtTCTTGGGCATGTTGGCGGGTTTAAGCGCTTAGGCTGGACGACTCGATATGTGATGGGGGTATTGGGCGTTGCGGTCGAGTTCTCGGCGATGCAAGAActttttggttgtttttgggctGGCAAATTGCTGCAGCGATGACCGATGCTTTTGGGTGTGAAGGGAAGCGCTGGGTAGGAGAGAGGGGCAGTGGCAGGCGGTTTATACCAATAGACCTTGTTTTTTCAGCTTGCCGCTGATTGGGTGTGTGCACTGTAATAAGTGGGGGCTATTTGTGGCTCccatctcttcttttttgccCATTGTGAAACACAAGGGCCTCCCAGACCATCCGCTCCAGACAATACCTACCGACAATGCTTACCGGCACGAGCGCTGTGTAGCTGGGGTCCCTTTGTGAGCGGAGCAATATCTGCCCCTCGCAGAGTCTCTTCACTTCCTGTGGGAAAGtcagccacagccaccagTGACTCGACTCCTCATCCCTCGCTCTCTCAGCATGGAGCGGGCAATGTGCCGCGCCGCCTCGACTTACAAGGCTCTCATTCCACCATTGCTGTCTAAAGCCTACAGCACACGACCAGCCGCAAAGCCATGGAAACCATCAGCCTTCAGGCAGGCAAACCTGCCCATAGCACTCAGCTGGGATCCAAGCCAACCAGTCAAAGATTTCGCCGCGGCACACAAGATCGAATCTAGCGAGGCCGTGAAGACCATCCCTAAGCAAACCAGACTCACCATCCTGCGTGTTCAAGCTTGCCGAAGGCATGCTTTTGACCATCAGCATGAACCATACCTGCAGCCCCAAGAACATCCTCTGACCAAGAAGATCCTCTGGCGCTGTTATGAGTGGAAGCTCAATAGGCCTCTCTGGCTTTAcgcaacagcaacgactAATGATGGTAGTACTGTGGTGATGCGCCGCCAGGCCGAGTGCAGGACActggccgccatcaaggctgTTATCAAAGCCAATGGCTTTGATTCAGATGGGACAGCGCT
It contains:
- a CDS encoding uncharacterized protein (EggNog:ENOG503P9C0), with translation MERAMCRAASTYKALIPPLLSKAYSTRPAAKPWKPSAFRQANLPIALSWDPSQPVKDFAAAHKIESSEAVKTIPKQTRLTILRVQACRRHAFDHQHEPYLQPQEHPLTKKILWRCYEWKLNRPLWLYATATTNDGSTVVMRRQAECRTLAAIKAVIKANGFDSDGTALDGSGRVLYGTINLVIWSPKTLLNFEWNDLVEYLAGLVKTQILPSYVKMPGYPRMGSQRPRGRKPEGFTIV
- a CDS encoding uncharacterized protein (EggNog:ENOG503PXS0) translates to MSESNKKFSIQPIDEQEQDKGTFQKLSEETKKVLEAHSANPGPVISDNFNAQEEGTKEERHEKAKDLNN
- the TIF11 gene encoding Translation initiation factor 1A (BUSCO:EOG092652Y6; COG:J; EggNog:ENOG503P2UG) codes for the protein MPKNKGKGGKNRRRGKNENDNEKRELTFKEDGQEYAQVLKMLGNGRLEAMCFDGVKRLGLIRGKLRKKIWINNGDIILVSLREYQDEKGDVILKYSADEARSLKAYGELPDTAKINETDTFGPGEDGDCGFEFDEDRDSDDEGGAAGASKDIEIDDI
- a CDS encoding uncharacterized protein (BUSCO:EOG09264U78; COG:T; COG:Z; EggNog:ENOG503NWMY), which encodes MPSILNDDDKETVKRHVPKQTNKIHAVAIARLYVAYPNRSKWTYTGLQGAVVLANDLVGNTYWLKMVDISPGNRGVIWDQEIFDTWSYNQDRVFFHTFELEECLAGLSFVDEKEAKQFLKKMNDREKNASKATLKTPFGGSAQAAPHKHHHGLLGGLFGHRHSSAPTPPESPRAPAASTRDNRSGSVNGYSAPPVLAPAPSAFATLDAFDPLWREHFGDDLKAQGLTDDFIQDNQDFIIDFLKEQQASQASQPVSAPPPPPPPVNGSGAGLRAPPPPPPPAGRPEAPSAPPAPPAPRRGAAPPPPPAPRRSANKLDAPAEREPTLPREDTPPLPSGPKFAVPPPIADAGKFARIEPVRSVPAPPAPGPPPPPRPPKTPIEDGEPSHRHAVPPPFAGQRSVPPPPPSRGTVPPAPPSRNAAPVHAPPPPLPPKAPASSAPPLPPMNSRPPPSLPVRSPAPPLPSSNAPPPPPLPASNAPPPPPLPSSHAPPPPPLPSSHAPPPPPLPASSAPPAPPLPPSGGAPPPPPPPPPPPGPGMGGIPPPPPPPPPPAGGIPPPPPPPPPPPNRDSGYSSSVPAAPALSSGDPGRGALLDGIRGAGGIKALKKVDRSQIRDRSGAQVPGNDTGPHGSGLPPAGVGAAAAGGAAGGGMADALALALEKRKNKVSKSDDEDDGDDWD